The window TATGTATTTGCTACCTCATTTAGATAGAGATATTGTTGATTCTTTTTATAAGATCGCAAGTAAAAGTTTTAATATTTTTTTAAATTCTGAAATAAGTAAAATTGAATCAAATAAAGTAGGTTTTTTAGTATCAAAAATTGTTAATCAAAATATCAAAGAAGTTAAGTTATACAATGCTATTTTAGTATCAGTAGGAAGAGTTCCTAATTTAGATTCTTTAGAAATAGAAAAAGTAGGATTAAACGTTAATAGTCACGGATTTCTTGAAGTAGATGATCAATTGCGTACGGGAATACCAAATATATATGCAATTGGTGATATAACAGGTCAACCTATGTTGGCACATAAAGGAATTCATCAAGGTCGTATAGCTGCTGAAATAATTTCTGGAAAAAATCATTATTTTAATCCTTATGCGATTCCGTGTATATTATACACTGATCCGGAAGTTGCTTGGATAGGAATTACAGAGCAAGAAGCTATTAAGAAAGATATTAAATATGAAAGTGCAGTTTTTCCTTGGAATGCTTTGGGAAAAGCAATTTCTTCTAACTGTTCTAATGGAATGACTAAATTAATTTTTGATTCAAATACAAAAAAAATTATAGGTGGTTCTGTAATAGGAAGTAATGCCGGTGAATTATTAGGAGAAATTGGATTAGCAATTGAAATGGGATGTGATGCAGAAGACATTGAATTAACTATACATGCACACCCCACTTTATATGAATCTATAGGTTTATCAGCGCAAATTTTCCAGGGTACTGTTACTGATTTAATAAATTCAAAAAAGTAGTATTTATTTTAAATAGTGATAACATTTTTTAAAAATTATATAAATGATGTTTTTTAATTTTTAAATTAACTAATATGTAAATATTTGATATTTCATTAGCAATTTTAAAGTAGATTACTTTAAATATTATTTGAGTACTTTTTTTTTAGTCGTTTCTATGTATGATTGAAGTTTTAAAAAAAAATGTTATAACATATTATGTTGAGTTTTTCAGTGTATGGAACGTAAATTTGTTTTAATGATACTATGATAAACTTCTTAAAATAATTACATATTTCAAATTTTGAATTTATTTTCATAGATTTTTAAAAGATTTTTGAGAACTTTAGAATATTTTTTTGAAGCTGAATGTATGTTTTCTTTAAAATTTTTTGAAGCATGTCTGTCTGAATTGTCAGATATAACTTTGATAATTAAAAAAGGTTTTTTGAATTGGTAGCATACTTGAGCAATTGCTGTTGATTCCATATCTACAGCAATTGCTTTTGGAAAATATTTTTTTAGGTTTTGATGAAATGTTTTTTTATTAATAAATGTATCTCCACTTATTATAAGATTTTTTTTGTAACTCAGCGAAAACTTTAAAATACATGTTTCAGCTAATTTTAACATTTTTTTATCTGTTAAAAATGATTGAGGTAAATTTTGCATTTTCCCTAGATTGTATCCAAAAGCAGTTAAATCAACGTCGTAATAACATGTGCTATTAGGAAGTATTATATGTCCAGGTTTGAGATCTTCTTGTAAACTTCCTGCTGTTCCAACATTAATTATTAAATCTATTTTATAGACACTTAATAGAATAGTGCAAGACATACTAGATGCAACTTTTCCAACATTTGATTTTACTAATATGATGTTTATGTTATTTAATTTTCCTATATAGAATTTTTTTCCAAAAATTATTTCTTTTTTATGAAATTGAATTTTTTTATGAAGAATAGCGATTTCTTGATTTAGTGCACCAATAATTCCAAATGTAATATTTTTTTTCATATTTTATTTATAAAAAGATTTTTTATACAGTTTTAATTTTTAAACACTAAATGAAGCTCCACAACTACAAGTAGTTTTTGCTTTTGGATTAAATATAACAAATTTTGAACCCTTTAAATTTTCTTGGTAATCTATTTTACCTCCTGTTAAATATTGAAAACTAATAGGGTCAACAATAATAGAGACCCCTAATTTAGTTATAATTATATCGTCAATATTCTCTTTTTTATCAAATATAAAATTATATTGAAATCCACTGCATCCACCTCCTGTAATATAAATTCTTAATTTAAAATTGCACATTGTGTTCTTAGTAATAGAATTAATTTTTTCAATGGCTGCATTAGAAAGAGATAGTTCAAATTGTTTCATTTTGAATATTTCCTGTTTAATATTAATACATCTATGTTAAAAGCTTAATTTTATGAGAATAAATAGATAAAATTCTAAAATTTAATAATGTGCAAATTTTATTTTGATTTTTTTCTTAAAAATGCTGGAATATCTAAATAATTAGTGCTATTTTCTTTTAACAATAGTTTTTTTTTGATTTTTTCATTTTCATTGTGTGTCATACTTTCTGATTTATGTAAAATAACGTTATTGTTTTTTGTAAAGTTAAATGGGATTTTGTTAAATTTCGTATTTTCCCAATGTTGTAATTTTTCTGATTTTTTATTTATTTCAATTCCTGTCGCTACTACTGTTACGCGAAGAGTATCATTCATTTCGATGTCTAATGAAGTTCCGATTACTACGGTAGCATTATCTGAAGAAAAAGATCGAATGATGTTTCCTACAGTTTCGAATTCGTCAAGTTTCATGTTAAATCCAGATGTAATGTTTACTAAAATTCCTTGTGCTCCAGATAAGTTGACGTCTTCTAGCAAGGGACTAGAAATAGAAATTTCTGTTGCTTCTTTAGCTCTATTTTCTCCAGAAGAAATTCCAGTTCCCATCATAGCATATCCCATTTCAGACATTACAGTGCGTATATCAGCAAAGTCTACGTTTATTAACCCAGGTTTAGTGATAAGATCGGCTATTCCCTGGACAGC of the Buchnera aphidicola (Schlechtendalia chinensis) genome contains:
- the lpdA gene encoding dihydrolipoyl dehydrogenase is translated as MTYKKMQTQVVVIGSGPAGYSSAFRCADLGLSTVLVERYENLGGVCLNVGCIPSKSLLHISKVVKDAKSLSDTGVQFLEPIVNLEKVREWKNKIINNLNIGIKSMAEKRNIKIIVGTAKFLSVNSIFVEGNKESVILDFENIVLAVGSSPKRLSYVPSNDPRVWDSTSALSISNIPEKLLVIGSGIIGLEMATFYSSFGAKVDVLDNSMYLLPHLDRDIVDSFYKIASKSFNIFLNSEISKIESNKVGFLVSKIVNQNIKEVKLYNAILVSVGRVPNLDSLEIEKVGLNVNSHGFLEVDDQLRTGIPNIYAIGDITGQPMLAHKGIHQGRIAAEIISGKNHYFNPYAIPCILYTDPEVAWIGITEQEAIKKDIKYESAVFPWNALGKAISSNCSNGMTKLIFDSNTKKIIGGSVIGSNAGELLGEIGLAIEMGCDAEDIELTIHAHPTLYESIGLSAQIFQGTVTDLINSKK
- a CDS encoding 5'-methylthioadenosine/adenosylhomocysteine nucleosidase — its product is MKKNITFGIIGALNQEIAILHKKIQFHKKEIIFGKKFYIGKLNNINIILVKSNVGKVASSMSCTILLSVYKIDLIINVGTAGSLQEDLKPGHIILPNSTCYYDVDLTAFGYNLGKMQNLPQSFLTDKKMLKLAETCILKFSLSYKKNLIISGDTFINKKTFHQNLKKYFPKAIAVDMESTAIAQVCYQFKKPFLIIKVISDNSDRHASKNFKENIHSASKKYSKVLKNLLKIYENKFKI
- the erpA gene encoding iron-sulfur cluster insertion protein ErpA, producing MKQFELSLSNAAIEKINSITKNTMCNFKLRIYITGGGCSGFQYNFIFDKKENIDDIIITKLGVSIIVDPISFQYLTGGKIDYQENLKGSKFVIFNPKAKTTCSCGASFSV
- the ftsZ gene encoding cell division protein FtsZ; this translates as MFEPAIKNNDAIIKVIGVGGGGGNAVEHMVKEHIEGVEFLAVNTDVQALRKIEVGKTIQIGNNITKGLGAGANPKIGKNAAEEDKENLKLVLDGADMVFIASGMGGGTGTGAAPVIAEITKDLGILTVAVVTKPFNFEGKKRMVYANQGITELSKHVDSLIIIPNDKLLQVLSKGISLLDAFSSANNILKGAVQGIADLITKPGLINVDFADIRTVMSEMGYAMMGTGISSGENRAKEATEISISSPLLEDVNLSGAQGILVNITSGFNMKLDEFETVGNIIRSFSSDNATVVIGTSLDIEMNDTLRVTVVATGIEINKKSEKLQHWENTKFNKIPFNFTKNNNVILHKSESMTHNENEKIKKKLLLKENSTNYLDIPAFLRKKSK